Genomic DNA from Porites lutea chromosome 4, jaPorLute2.1, whole genome shotgun sequence:
TTTTACTGCTGATCTAGCTTCGCAGGCAATGTTTTCCTTGTAACTGGTCGTTTTGACGGTTTCGACCGATTTTGCGGAGCTGTTAATAGTCGGATATCGACGAGAAGAGACGAAAATGTTACTCAATACTTGCTTATCACTCGGCGTGTCTGGGCGATTGTCAACGAAGATATAACCAAACGCTCTTtccgtttcttgaaaataagCTGACATGAATCGCGGGCGATTTTTGTCAAACATTCGTTCTGCAATGATACCGAGTTGTTTTCGATCGCTAGGACTTCGGAAAAGAGCCATGTACTGAGCATTCCGGCTGATGTCcgtgttaaattttccctttggaaaCATATTTTGTAGCAGCAGTATCACACTAGCATTTCTATGCCGGCCTTGGGTAAACAGAAGAGAAATGAGAGGACTATATGTTGCTTGGGCCATAAGATCATCAAACACCAGTACATTGTTAAACTTTGGGTCAATTTCCCGAAGATCTTCTTTAAACTCTGGAAGGCCACGAAAAAACTGAAGTTCCTTTCCGATAGATGACTGCATCACTTTGTAGGTATCCTTTGTAGGTATTCGCCTCGGTTTCTTGCTCTCGTAAAGAATACGATCCGttgtgagaatttttttaacgaaaaatgTTTTACCACACTGAGTGGGGCCTACCACGAGAAGTGAAAATTTATGTCGAAACATAAATTCTGGATATGCCTTGGTTTCCAGGGAAACATCGTCAGTGAATTTGGGCCTCTTGACTATACAATGCTGagttttttccatttctttgaCAGCTGCAATAGTTCGTTTTCGTTCTCTACTTCTTTCCTTTTCTGTGTGCAATAATTGTGTAAAACGTCGGGACACTCCTTGTGTTATACCCAGACTTTTCTTAGATCCCGAAAATACTGCTGCTCTTAGCCATTGCTTTCTTTCGTGGCTTTTTAATCGATGCACTTGACGCAGGTGATCACTCAGAGAGAGTAACTCTGGCTTACCACATACCTGGTAATCTCTCTTGAATTTATACGGCATCTTTACCACACGAGAACCTCCAACATACTGAAGGAAATAAGTTATTTTCCTGTTTATATAGCTTCGCTAATCAAATTTGATGAGTCATCATTAGTTCTAATCCAATTCTTGTCAATCGTGGTGTAATATtaggtcgatgtggggtcgatgtggggtcgatgtagggtcgatgtggggtcgatgtggggtcgatgtagggtcgatgtggggtcgatgtgaggtcgatgtagggtcgatgtggggtcgatgtggggtcgatgtggggtcgatgtggggtcgatgtagggtcgatgtggggtcgatgtgaggtcgatgtagggtcgatgtggggtcgatgtggggtcgatgtggggtcgatgtggggtcgatgagaggtcgatgtggggtcgatgtggggtcgatgtggggtcgatgtagggtcgatgtgtgGTCGATGAGGGGTCGATGTAAGATCGATTATTATTTATGAAGGAGAACGCTTAGTAGCCCCGCCTTCACCAATTTTCTATAAAAGAGGCGCGTTGCTCTCTGAAGTTTAGTCTCCTATCAGAACGCGTGCGGTTCAAACCAAAGATGACGAGCACAGGCTATACCTTATACCTTCAACAAGGTGCTGGAAATATGAAGACAGCGAAGAAAGCGATTTCTCCCAAGAAAGCGAAGTCTCTAGCCAAGGAACGGAGTCTTCCCAAGAAGAAGAAACGGAAAACTTAGAGCCTTGGTCACGCATTCTTGGTGAAGCCGAGAAACGCCATGAGACCCAGCTCAACGCATTGATCAATGAGTACGAAGGGGACGGAGATTCAGAAAATGTGGCCCGCGTGAAAGGCGAGAACGCTCTTCTTCCTGTTTACAGAAAAGAGCTAAGAAAAGTACTCTTAGGCAATCTACAGTGGATGCGTGCAATGAAAAAAGACCCCACCTTCAAAAAAGTGATGGAAACTCAAAAAGAGCTTAAAGACACAGAAGGATTTGATTGGTTGGAATCGACAGAACTAGCGATCGATAAGCGGaaattcttactcaatcgaTTGTACGAAAAGCAGCCCATTCCACAAGATGAAGACTAGACATTACTATGAATGttacagaattttttatttcctggATCTTTGTATTgttgcacttcaataaaaactgtaaacaaccaaACTTTAAGTGTGTTTTATTGATGACTTAATCCTAGAAAAGAACCAAACGAATGCTCGATAGaccaataacaaattaattaaaggGTTGTCGATGCACTTTGcagtggaatattttatttttcaatagacCTCCTAACAGTTGTGTGTGAAACGGTACCTTATCTTTTTGTTAGAGGACTTAAGCATGATTGCTTAATTTGCGAGAACACAAAAGAGGGATGAGTCAGATGCAAATTACTACTGGTTAACAGAGCGTGTAACAAGACATTAAGATAAAGTAATTTTATAGAGAGAGCACTGTTTGCAAtagattgaaataaagagtttgagctccattttttgcgtctgagttttgtttataaccgaaTTTTTAGTTAGGCAAGCGAACTTGTTTCCTTACCAAagcaatagtccagtttcgaattccCCGCTCCTTCTGAGAAACCGCTGGATTTTCGTCTAGCAGGCACAAGTTTTGCACCGGGTCGAGGCTTACCCTGTATTCCAACTCAGCAAAACATGTTAAGTATACGAAGCGATCGTGAGAAGCTGAAAAGTTTACTTGATTTATTATGGAAATTCCTGCTGCGCCCATGAGCGAATCATTAGAAGCGATCAAGAAGCTGAAAGTGGAAGagctaaagaaaattttacGTGATCGGGGGCAGCCCGTAACCGGAAAGAAGGCGGATTTAGTGTTACGTTGTCAGGTACTTTTTGAAAGGCCAAAAACACCTACTAAAGTAGCGCCCGAGCAAGAAAATGCACCATTATTACTTGTTGCGTCTAGTTGTAGCACGAAAAATGCTGATATAACTTATGAGAGCCTTGTGGCCGAAGCGGCGGATTGCATATGGGCTACCGACTTACGAGGACTACCACCTTTCAATTTCGTGCAGTTGTACGATTATCTTGTCATCAAAACAGCAAAATACGATCACGCTTCAATTCACACGTCAGGatacaaaaaattgaaagcTTTTCAATTCTTCAAAGAGGGGCATATCAGAAAGACACATATTGGTGCAAAAGGCGGACTTACCTTCGTTAAGGGAGAAGTATTGGCTTCCATGAAACAGAAGAAATACAAGCTCATGATCACAATGAGCCACCTTGGAGAAATCTTTAAGGCAGCCTGCCAGTGTCCAGCAGGGTAAGTGTCAAAATGCAAGGTTGACGAGGTTTAATAGTTAGGAGGAATGACTGGATAATATTCCGCAAAGGGTTTGAAGATAATGCCACACACATCTTAGAAGAGCAATAATAATGAGATTTGAAAAAGAGccacattttccttttttttttcactctaatgTGTTTAATCATGCCTTGTAAAAGAAAAACCCCAACATATTTCTTAAATACCAAGATGTTTCTGATGATTGACATTTTTAGGAGAGGAGTAAATGGTCTAGGGCACTGTAATCATGTTGGTGGGATACTCTTTGCTATTGAAGATTTCTGTCGTCGGGGACTTAAAGAACATGAAGAGCCGGTTTCTTGTACCTCAAGACTCTGTAGCTGGAATGCTCCCAGGAATGTGCAAGTGGACCCTAAACCAGTAGATAATATAGTCATTACAAAATATCGGTTTGGTAAGGTAACTGATAAATGCGCCAAAGTCAGTAAGTTTGACCCCAGGGCACCAGCAGACAGGGGAGTAAACCAGGAGGCACTAAGTCAACTTTCAGCTGAACTAAGTAACTGCTTACAAAGCAGCtgctattttttgtttcatgatGTTTCTCCTCAGCCAACTGCTgatgaaaatgttgaaatcgaCTGCATTTGCGAAACAGTTCCTGAAAATGCCCCTGATATTGTTACTGACAACGAAATAACAGATTTACCATTCAATGATGATTATGATATATCATCCTCTCATTTCCAAAGCATGATGGATTGCTTTGCAGATACGCAGAGTATTTCAAATGTGGACATTGAAACAGTTGAACGATTGACAAGGGGCCAAAGTAACAATGAAGTTTGGAGGCAACTCAAACGTGACAAGTTAACAGCCTCTAACTTTTATAATGCAGCTGTAAGGCGGAAAGAACCTGATAAACTTCTTAGAAACATAATGTACATctctgaaaagaagaaaagtatAGCATCCTTACAGTATGGCCAGGTACACGAATGTGATGCTGTTACAAGTTATGTTGCTGCAAAAGCTGCCGAGGGGAATACTTTGTTCCGGGTAGAGGAAGTTGGAACAATGTGATCAAAGGAAAGACCAGGTTATGGTGCAAGTTTGGACAGAAAAGTGTATGATCCGAAGGCCTCTGGCATGAAAGATGGAGGCTTGGAAGTCAAATGCCCATACTGTAAGAGGGGAATAACAGTTGAACAAGCATGTAAAGATCCAAACTTTTGCTTGTATATCGATGATGATGGGGTTCCTAGGCTTAAGTTTGGACATAAATATTACTACCAAGTCCAGGGTCAAATGTATGTCTGCAATTTAGAATGGGTAGATTTTGTTGTGTGGTTCGGAGGTAATAATGTTTTTATTGAACGTATTTATTTTAACAAGGATTGGTGGTACCAAACAGTACTCCCCAGGATAGATTTTTTCTATAAACGAGCTTTCCTTCCTGAAATGTTCACCAGGAGAATTGAGCAAGGTGTCAAACTATATAACCATGGGGGTTGGAAAAGCTTCAAAACAGTGAAGAGGAAGTAACAAAAATATTTACTGAAATCAGTTGTTGTCACGAACATCCATAAAGGTTGAACATCTATTCACTTTGAGATAAACTCTAATGATAGATGTAAAATTCCTTCTCACAGTACCAGTACAAACAGATCATGAGAATGAAGGAACAGAAATATGTTTAGATAATTATAACAAGTAAGGAGGACAGTGTTGTTGACTTTGCAGCTTAAGGGATTCAAGTGTctgaatgcaattttttttatacaaatccttgatattgttatgagttgacatttattatatttttctcaAGTGCAGTTTGTTTGAAACATTACAATATTATAccttaaacaataaataaaagttATTACTGTTGCTATTACTGGACTACATATAAAACTGTTTATGTTATGTAATTTATACTTACTATCTGTAGTTTCAGGTAACCTTTGATTCAGCACAATAAGCACACATCAAGGTATTAATAGTGATACTGCACCTTTCAGTAACAAGGCCTTATGTGCCACAAGGCACCAAGAGGATTGAATGACTCACTGACTGACTAACTACTCTTTCAGTAACACACAACACACGCTACAAGTGCATATaattttgtttctatttatCATGATAGAagtcaattaaaaataaaatcaagaatcaaaaacatattatttattgaaattattacaaatttcaCAAGCATATTGCATGGCTTAGAAAGACTGTTGAGGTGAACTTCTGTTTCCTGAGATGCCTTCTTAGATGACTGATGATAAGATAAAATGCAGCTGTTCATTATAGCCATAGAAAGTACTATAGCTATACTATCTTACTACTATACTATACTAATGATAGCTGCATGTTATTGAAAGGTACAGTAAAAAAGTTGCAAATACCCAAGCCTACCCTTTTCATGAGCGTTATGCAGGGGGGAGAAGAGGAGGCAGAAAATTGGTCAGGTAAGCACAGACCGAAAATATTTGGTCTGCAATATGGGCCAGGGTCAAAGGTAGTGTGCCATCAAGTATGTGGTAGTTCTTGATTCTCCCTATTGCCCGCTCAACATGAATTCGGACAGAGGCAATATGAATGGTCTCAGTTACTTCTTCAGCTGTTAGCTGAGCCCTGGAACCTTTGAATGGAGGTCTATTAAGGCCAACACCTGGTGGTAAAATACTCGTGATTTCAAAACCACGATCAGCCATGACATTATCCCCAGGCTTAAGATATTGTAGAAACCCAGACTTCTCTGTTATGAACCTATCTGAAACCCTACCACCCCACaactttgaaacaaaaattacttgaCCATTTGGGGAAATTCCAACTAATACTTTGAATGTATTATGATGTTTGTAGTTGGACCAGGTCTGTGACTGGGCCAACATTGAGGATGGCACCTCCACAAAAACCTCTGAGCAGTCAATAATAGCATGAGTAGTAGGGTACAGGGCAAATTGCCGTGGCATGTTTCTCCGCACTGCTTCCtgggaagggaaaggaaataATTGGTGCAACTCAAGATACAAGAAATTAATCCATGTACAAAATATCTTACTAAAGCTTGCTACAGAAATTCCAAATCTGTCAGCTATATCTCTAACAAAAAGACCTACTTTTAACCTGACAAGGACAATAAACAGTTCAGTTAAAGAACTTAATTGTCTCTTGGGGCCTGGcttctttttcccttccccCTGGTATGGTCTAGAGTCTGGAACATTTTTTGGACCCCAGTATTGCAGCTTGGCCACTTTTGGTTGAAGGTAATTATGGAAAGCTACTAAGGCCTTGTAATTGGGAAACCCTGTGTAGAATTGAATAGCAGAATTGTCATCTTTGAATTTTTCAAGAGTAAATTGCCTTTGTTTGTACTCATCAATTTCTTTTTGCAGCTGCCCAACTTTTTTCTGAAGATTAACTAAAATTTCCTCCTTTACTTCAAGCTGCTCATGTATAGACTGTGTCAATTTGTTTATGTCAGTGATATCTCCAAAGCTAAAGGCATAAGTATGGTCACCAACTCCAGAGGTAAATGAAAAACATGTCTGTGTGGACTTATCTTCAGTGTGTTTTGTAAACACCACCTCACTCCCTATTTCGCCTTCTTCAGTGCTACTGTTTGAACAGGTAAACTAAATGTATAAAAAAAGGACATATATTAAGGAACAAAAAAGGCACAAACTTCATGTGGCAACAAGAGGAATATATCTCAAAGAAGGAAGGACCCCTGCCACTCAAACATAAATGTCAAACCTCATGGGACTTCAAAGAGAATGTCACCCAAGACTTTGGGATGTAATACAGATTCACAGTGAGCAAATTCTATTTATACCTCAACTTCTCCCAAAGGACATATGGTTTCAAAGTCTGCATCTTTATCCATACATGACATCTCTGCTTTCTCTTCTGCACCTGAGGGGCACGAACTTGGTTTGAAGTTTACATCTTTC
This window encodes:
- the LOC140933121 gene encoding uncharacterized protein; this translates as MDQKKDRKKRKQEGNRRRRGKECAAAECSSFEYNSDGSRSGLHFFKFPTKNPAKARWCNLIKRQDRRDGFRVCGNTVICEKHFRKHDIIKGVGGVRCRLRKGVEPSIFHWLSVSPLPARKPPKDRSTYKCTSSTTEERAEKDVNFKPSSCPSGAEEKAEMSCMDKDADFETICPLGEVEFTCSNSSTEEGEIGSEVVFTKHTEDKSTQTCFSFTSGVGDHTYAFSFGDITDINKLTQSIHEQLEVKEEILVNLQKKVGQLQKEIDEYKQRQFTLEKFKDDNSAIQFYTGFPNYKALVAFHNYLQPKVAKLQYWGPKNVPDSRPYQGEGKKKPGPKRQLSSLTELFIVLVRLKVGLFVRDIADRFGISVASFSKIFCTWINFLYLELHQLFPFPSQEAVRRNMPRQFALYPTTHAIIDCSEVFVEVPSSMLAQSQTWSNYKHHNTFKVLVGISPNGQVIFVSKLWGGRVSDRFITEKSGFLQYLKPGDNVMADRGFEITSILPPGVGLNRPPFKGSRAQLTAEEVTETIHIASVRIHVERAIGRIKNYHILDGTLPLTLAHIADQIFSVCAYLTNFLPPLLPPA